A genome region from Akkermansiaceae bacterium includes the following:
- a CDS encoding ligase-associated DNA damage response DEXH box helicase, with translation MPTPAAFLESKGFKPFPFQKQAWAAYRKGESGLLHAPTGQGKTMAVYLAPLADSLDAESCAILWVTPLRALAADTLRALREAQQFYHPGLTAEARTGDTPPALRARLRKKLPHTLVTTPESLSLMLTHPETREKFRNLRCVIIDEWHELLGTKRGVQTELCLARLRTWLPALRVWSLSATIGNLEEAASTIGPSLPLSTDHSAPGTPTIISASLRKEIVIETLIPREIDNFPWSGHIGTSLAPQVIRRIETAKSTLLFTNTRSQTEIWFQEILQLRPAWKNLIAMHHGSLDRAERDIAERGLRDGSLKCVVATSSLDLGVDFSPVDQVIQIGSPKGVARLLQRAGRSGHQPGAPSKILGVPTNALELIEFAAARKAAQDKAIESRQPLPKPLDVLVQHLVTCAIGEPFLPCEMLAEIRSAHAYRDLTEAEWQWALIYITRGGKALAAYPQYQKACIDPEGRYAVTDKHLVTRHRLSIGTITSDSHISLKFANGHSLGSVEEGFISKLKPGSTFIFSGRHLSLVRIRQKTATVKPATKTAKGKVAIWGGAKMPLSTELAHAFSDLIHKEGRNPSVRESKSSADDRSLVTRHGSPELQAVSPILSVQRKWSRLPSDSFLLIEHTRSREGEHLFLYPFAGRLAHEGLAALLAFRISRKNPETITATQNDYGLSLTARRGLPFSEDSLRQLLAPENLLADLLECMNTAELARRQFREIARVSGLILQPMPGRQAASQRELQSSATLLYEVLQRYDPENLLLAQSEREILEKQLELTRLRSCLDKIRSQALDLRETEKLTPFAFPLWAERLQATHIGPDAATRLEAMLEELKSAL, from the coding sequence ATGCCCACCCCCGCCGCCTTCCTGGAATCCAAGGGTTTCAAGCCCTTCCCGTTCCAGAAACAAGCCTGGGCCGCCTACCGCAAGGGTGAATCCGGCCTGCTCCATGCCCCCACCGGGCAGGGGAAAACCATGGCTGTCTATCTCGCCCCGCTCGCTGATTCCCTTGATGCGGAGTCTTGCGCCATCCTCTGGGTCACACCGCTCCGCGCCCTCGCCGCAGACACCCTCCGCGCCCTCCGTGAGGCCCAGCAATTCTATCATCCCGGACTCACCGCCGAAGCCCGCACCGGCGATACCCCCCCCGCCCTCCGCGCCCGCCTCCGCAAGAAGCTTCCCCACACCCTCGTCACCACCCCGGAGTCGCTCTCTCTCATGCTCACCCACCCGGAGACGCGGGAGAAATTCCGGAACCTGCGCTGTGTCATCATCGATGAATGGCACGAGCTCCTCGGCACGAAACGCGGTGTCCAGACCGAGCTCTGCCTAGCCCGCCTCCGCACATGGCTTCCCGCCCTCCGCGTCTGGTCACTCTCCGCCACCATCGGCAACCTCGAAGAAGCAGCCTCCACGATTGGTCCAAGTCTTCCACTGAGCACCGATCACTCGGCGCCCGGCACCCCGACCATCATCTCCGCCTCCCTCAGGAAGGAGATCGTCATCGAAACCCTCATCCCAAGGGAGATCGACAACTTCCCTTGGTCCGGCCACATCGGCACCTCCCTGGCCCCGCAGGTCATCCGCCGCATCGAGACCGCGAAATCCACCCTGCTCTTCACCAACACCCGCTCCCAGACGGAAATCTGGTTCCAGGAAATCCTGCAACTCCGCCCTGCGTGGAAAAACCTCATCGCCATGCACCACGGCTCGCTCGACCGCGCCGAGCGCGACATCGCGGAGCGCGGCCTGCGCGATGGCTCCCTGAAATGTGTCGTGGCCACCTCATCCCTGGATCTCGGGGTGGACTTCTCACCCGTTGACCAGGTCATCCAGATCGGCTCCCCGAAAGGTGTCGCGCGCCTGCTCCAGCGCGCAGGCCGCTCCGGCCACCAACCGGGAGCGCCCTCGAAAATCCTCGGTGTCCCCACCAACGCGCTGGAACTCATCGAATTCGCCGCAGCCCGCAAGGCCGCACAGGACAAGGCCATCGAGTCGCGCCAACCGCTGCCCAAGCCATTGGACGTACTCGTCCAGCACCTCGTAACCTGCGCGATCGGCGAGCCTTTCCTCCCCTGTGAAATGCTCGCCGAAATCCGCTCCGCCCACGCCTACAGGGATCTGACGGAAGCCGAGTGGCAATGGGCGCTCATCTACATCACCCGGGGCGGGAAAGCCCTTGCCGCCTACCCGCAATACCAGAAAGCCTGTATCGACCCGGAAGGCCGCTACGCCGTGACCGACAAGCATCTGGTCACCCGCCACCGCCTCTCCATCGGCACCATCACCTCGGACTCGCACATCTCGCTGAAATTCGCCAACGGCCACAGCCTGGGGAGCGTCGAGGAAGGCTTCATCTCGAAGCTCAAGCCCGGCTCCACCTTCATCTTTTCCGGCCGCCATCTCAGCCTCGTCCGCATCCGGCAGAAAACCGCCACCGTGAAGCCCGCCACGAAAACCGCCAAAGGCAAGGTCGCCATCTGGGGGGGCGCCAAGATGCCTCTCTCCACCGAGCTCGCCCATGCCTTTTCCGATCTCATCCACAAGGAGGGGCGGAATCCCTCCGTCCGGGAATCCAAGTCTTCCGCTGATGACCGATCACTGGTCACCCGGCACGGCTCGCCAGAGCTGCAAGCCGTTTCACCCATATTGTCCGTTCAGCGAAAGTGGTCCCGCCTGCCCTCGGATTCCTTCCTCCTCATTGAGCACACCCGCTCCCGCGAGGGCGAGCACCTCTTCCTCTATCCCTTTGCAGGCCGCCTCGCCCACGAAGGCCTCGCCGCCCTCCTGGCTTTCCGCATTTCCCGCAAAAACCCGGAGACCATCACCGCCACCCAGAACGATTACGGTCTCTCGCTGACGGCAAGACGCGGTCTCCCTTTTTCCGAGGATAGCCTGCGCCAGCTCCTCGCCCCGGAAAACCTCCTTGCGGATCTGCTGGAGTGCATGAACACCGCCGAGCTCGCCCGCCGCCAGTTCCGCGAGATCGCGCGGGTCTCCGGCCTGATCCTCCAACCCATGCCCGGACGCCAGGCTGCCTCACAGCGCGAGCTGCAATCCTCCGCCACGCTCCTCTACGAAGTCCTCCAGCGCTACGATCCGGAAAATCTCCTTCTCGCCCAGTCCGAGCGGGAGATCCTCGAAAAGCAGCTCGAGCTCACCCGCCTCAGGTCATGCCTGGACAAGATCCGCTCCCAAGCCCTCGATCTCCGCGAAACCGAAAAGCTCACCCCCTTTGCCTTCCCCCTCTGGGCCGAGCGCCTCCAGGCCACGCACATCGGCCCCGATGCGGCCACCCGCCTCGAGGCGATGCTCGAGGAGCTGAAGTCCGCACTGTGA
- a CDS encoding RluA family pseudouridine synthase encodes MSLEISAEGNHDRLDAYLAARLAELSRSRIQALIREQYILANGKPAKPRDPVRDGDTISIVIPEATPDIAAPQDIPLDILFEDEHIIVLHKAHGIVVHPAPGNPDGTLVNALLHHCKGKLSGIGGVERPGIVHRLDKDTSGCLVVAKTDIAHQSLTTQFSERTTMEKLYLAVTHGIPAKAKDTIFTHIGRHPVNRQKMAVITPPAGKTAITDYETLATDLATKTALLLCHLHTGRTHQIRVHLHHIGTPILGDTIYGKKHELPTPRLMLHAWQLSFEHPVSGKKLHFTAPPPEDFRPWLEMTGG; translated from the coding sequence GTGAGCCTCGAAATTTCAGCCGAAGGCAACCACGACCGCCTCGATGCCTACCTAGCCGCCCGGCTCGCGGAGCTCTCCCGCTCCCGCATCCAGGCGCTGATCCGCGAGCAATACATCCTCGCCAACGGAAAGCCGGCCAAGCCGCGCGACCCAGTCAGGGACGGAGATACTATATCCATAGTGATTCCCGAGGCCACGCCGGACATCGCAGCGCCGCAGGACATCCCGCTCGACATCCTTTTTGAGGACGAGCACATCATCGTGCTCCACAAGGCTCACGGCATCGTCGTCCACCCCGCCCCGGGCAACCCCGACGGCACGCTTGTCAACGCCCTGCTCCACCATTGCAAGGGCAAGCTCTCCGGCATCGGCGGGGTCGAGCGTCCCGGCATCGTCCACCGCCTCGACAAGGACACATCGGGCTGCCTCGTCGTCGCCAAGACCGACATCGCCCACCAGTCGCTCACCACCCAGTTTTCCGAGCGCACGACGATGGAGAAGCTCTACCTCGCCGTCACCCATGGCATCCCCGCGAAGGCCAAGGACACGATCTTCACCCACATCGGCCGCCACCCGGTGAACCGCCAGAAAATGGCCGTCATCACGCCGCCGGCCGGCAAGACCGCGATCACCGATTACGAAACCCTCGCCACCGATCTTGCGACGAAGACAGCCCTATTGCTCTGCCACCTCCACACCGGCCGCACCCACCAGATCCGCGTCCACCTCCACCACATCGGCACCCCCATCCTCGGCGATACCATCTACGGGAAAAAGCACGAGCTCCCCACCCCGCGATTGATGCTCCACGCCTGGCAGCTCTCCTTCGAGCATCCCGTTTCCGGAAAGAAGCTCCACTTCACCGCCCCTCCCCCGGAGGATTTCAGGCCATGGCTGGAGATGACCGGTGGCTGA
- a CDS encoding ParA family protein translates to MISIAISSQKGGVGKTTLSINLAHAFARAGLNTLLVDADPQGSVGLSLTRQSRLLPGFYDFLADPGIPMERLVVPTRLETLSLVAAGQASDYEAGNGSSGSHLARVKAFLRNAAARRHDICLIDTAAGLFGVTNDIIASADALIIPQQAEPLGIRSVPKLLEGLNRLRIINPRLNVLGVCLTMIQQGLAESTESATALRQLLPEEMLFQTTIPRDEIYIRASAKGLPVGVLEDGAGAETVFDSLRAEVQAKLSKSRHHHNFQPH, encoded by the coding sequence GTGATCAGCATCGCCATCTCCAGCCAAAAGGGCGGTGTGGGTAAAACCACACTTTCCATCAACCTCGCCCACGCCTTTGCGCGCGCCGGGCTCAACACCCTGCTCGTGGATGCGGATCCACAGGGTTCCGTCGGCCTGTCCCTCACCAGGCAGTCGCGGCTGCTCCCGGGATTCTACGATTTCCTCGCGGATCCTGGCATCCCGATGGAGCGCCTCGTCGTCCCGACGCGGCTCGAAACCTTATCCCTCGTTGCCGCCGGCCAGGCCAGCGATTACGAGGCGGGCAACGGCTCATCCGGCTCCCACCTCGCCCGCGTGAAGGCTTTTCTCAGGAACGCCGCCGCCCGCCGCCACGACATTTGCCTGATCGACACCGCGGCCGGCCTCTTCGGCGTGACCAACGACATCATCGCATCGGCGGACGCCCTCATCATCCCACAGCAGGCGGAGCCGCTTGGCATCCGCTCCGTGCCGAAGCTCCTGGAAGGGCTCAACCGGCTCCGCATCATCAACCCGCGCCTCAACGTCCTCGGCGTCTGCCTCACGATGATCCAGCAGGGGCTGGCCGAGAGCACCGAGTCCGCCACCGCCCTGCGCCAGCTTCTCCCCGAGGAAATGCTTTTCCAGACCACCATCCCTCGCGACGAGATCTACATCCGCGCCAGTGCAAAAGGCCTGCCCGTCGGTGTCCTCGAGGATGGGGCGGGAGCGGAAACGGTCTTCGATTCCCTGCGCGCGGAAGTGCAGGCGAAACTCTCCAAATCCCGCCACCACCATAATTTCCAGCCCCACTGA
- a CDS encoding DUF255 domain-containing protein, translating to MNPANPKRLIPAGIAAAGFLSLGSCRDRAVEAEMPPDLPQSRISSLAGRNNLAGLPGMVYPAAEKSPIHWQPWTEDSKKMARDAGRLMLVVIAIPQQPSYAGVLGQLGSDPATVQAINSTYVPVLVDGDAVRELGILTAGLCSEIGSGLQLPLMVWMTPESNPVAWIPLPSDESASAVDLFTQSHGMVGNMWIEDPRYVADNSRMDQKNRSERMMKRVAERELSKQPAQDSLRALRQLTSLYDPVSRTFDEAGGLFPCGAIDLLAMGARMEAVPADLREKSRMTLSCLLDDLLSSAMFDPLDGGVFNARRGSTWSLPGFHRDCTAQARVVISLLDGYEVTGNDLALERALGCLAFMEKTYRTREGLFRIGGGEIGAAENWLWRLEDVQGALSESELAAWIIASGMEAPGNLPSEVDPLRQFFRANSISAAKTDAEVAAELGADPAATREALARAREKLLKVRNSRLSPSPDSQGASASASFRAVSAYASAYRITGKVEFRDLAVSTLAKSRVAFADGPRLKSYESDAPESIVAARAFIYGLAIQAALDVAAVSLDESWNIWAGDLSSTASELFMKDGAPVECPAYADLSRLPIADLAMLFDESSIGLFAMAESRLEALGIPFVPAFAELVAGLPMDSLDSPILHTDLIQAAIMKHHGITCIHSAGATEEMRIAIARSPLKGMNRRSSAREGEVPDPKGALILGPGKEVRQAANAADIRAIFAISPNVSVSNNK from the coding sequence GTGAATCCGGCCAACCCAAAGCGACTCATCCCGGCAGGAATTGCTGCCGCAGGGTTCCTGTCGCTTGGCTCTTGCCGCGATAGGGCGGTGGAAGCGGAGATGCCTCCCGATCTCCCCCAATCACGCATCTCGTCGCTTGCAGGCAGGAACAATCTCGCGGGCCTGCCGGGCATGGTTTACCCTGCTGCGGAAAAATCCCCCATCCACTGGCAGCCGTGGACGGAGGACAGCAAGAAAATGGCGCGCGATGCCGGGAGGCTCATGCTGGTTGTGATCGCGATCCCGCAGCAGCCTTCCTATGCCGGTGTGCTCGGCCAGCTGGGCTCGGATCCCGCTACGGTGCAGGCGATCAACAGCACATACGTCCCCGTCCTGGTTGATGGCGATGCGGTGCGCGAACTGGGCATTCTCACCGCCGGGCTTTGCTCCGAGATCGGGAGCGGCCTGCAACTGCCGCTCATGGTCTGGATGACCCCGGAATCCAATCCCGTCGCATGGATACCGCTTCCTTCCGATGAGTCCGCCTCTGCGGTGGATCTATTCACCCAATCGCACGGCATGGTCGGCAACATGTGGATCGAGGATCCCCGGTACGTGGCGGATAACAGCCGGATGGATCAGAAAAACCGCTCGGAAAGGATGATGAAAAGGGTGGCGGAGCGGGAACTCAGCAAGCAGCCCGCACAAGATTCGCTCCGTGCCCTGCGGCAGCTCACCTCGCTCTATGATCCGGTCTCTCGAACCTTCGACGAGGCCGGCGGGCTTTTTCCCTGCGGTGCCATCGACCTGCTCGCCATGGGAGCGCGCATGGAGGCTGTGCCCGCCGACTTGCGGGAAAAAAGCAGGATGACGCTGTCTTGCCTCCTCGATGACCTGCTCTCCAGCGCGATGTTCGACCCTCTCGACGGCGGCGTTTTCAACGCCCGGCGCGGATCCACATGGTCGTTGCCCGGTTTCCACAGGGATTGCACAGCCCAGGCACGGGTCGTCATTTCTCTCCTCGACGGCTATGAGGTGACGGGCAATGATCTGGCGCTGGAACGTGCCCTTGGATGCCTCGCATTCATGGAAAAAACCTACCGCACGCGGGAGGGGCTTTTCCGCATCGGCGGGGGGGAAATAGGTGCGGCCGAGAATTGGCTCTGGCGCCTTGAGGATGTACAGGGCGCGCTCAGCGAATCGGAGCTTGCCGCTTGGATCATTGCCTCCGGCATGGAAGCGCCCGGGAACCTGCCCTCGGAGGTGGATCCCCTCAGGCAGTTTTTCAGGGCAAACAGCATTTCCGCCGCGAAAACAGATGCCGAGGTCGCGGCGGAACTCGGCGCCGATCCCGCAGCCACGCGCGAAGCTCTCGCCCGTGCCCGTGAAAAGCTCCTCAAGGTTCGCAACAGCCGCCTGAGCCCATCCCCGGATAGCCAGGGGGCCAGCGCGTCGGCAAGCTTCCGCGCCGTCAGCGCATACGCCTCGGCATATCGCATCACCGGCAAGGTGGAGTTCCGTGATCTCGCCGTATCCACCCTTGCGAAGTCCAGGGTGGCCTTCGCGGACGGCCCGCGCCTGAAGTCCTACGAGAGCGATGCGCCGGAGAGCATCGTGGCCGCCCGCGCCTTCATCTATGGTCTTGCCATCCAGGCAGCTCTCGATGTTGCCGCCGTCTCCTTGGATGAGTCATGGAACATCTGGGCGGGCGATCTTTCCAGCACGGCTTCCGAGCTTTTCATGAAGGATGGCGCACCGGTCGAATGCCCTGCCTATGCGGATCTCTCGCGCCTGCCCATCGCGGATCTCGCCATGCTCTTCGACGAATCCAGCATCGGCCTTTTCGCGATGGCGGAAAGCCGCCTGGAAGCTCTCGGCATCCCTTTCGTACCAGCCTTCGCGGAGCTTGTCGCAGGCCTCCCCATGGACTCGCTCGACAGCCCCATCCTGCATACGGATCTCATCCAGGCGGCCATCATGAAGCATCATGGCATCACCTGCATCCATTCAGCGGGCGCAACGGAGGAAATGAGGATTGCCATCGCAAGAAGCCCCCTCAAGGGCATGAACCGCCGCTCATCCGCCCGCGAAGGCGAGGTTCCGGATCCCAAGGGTGCTCTCATCCTCGGGCCGGGAAAGGAAGTCCGCCAAGCGGCCAACGCCGCCGATATCCGTGCGATCTTTGCCATAAGCCCCAATGTATCCGTATCTAACAACAAGTAA
- the hisB gene encoding imidazoleglycerol-phosphate dehydratase HisB, whose amino-acid sequence MEPRNAKRSRRTAETDIELEIRLDGSGVSEVDTGIPFFDHMLTLFSKHGLFDLTARVQGDIEVDHHHTIEDTGIVIGEAMREALGTKEGIRRYGSAYLPMDETLVRVVVDLSNRPHLEFRAPAGTPSAPNMPFTLVEEFCRALACNLRANIHVELLYGRDGHHIAEAVFKGLARALREACEKDARVKGIPSTKEAL is encoded by the coding sequence ATGGAACCAAGGAATGCGAAGCGCAGCCGCCGGACGGCGGAGACGGATATAGAGCTTGAGATCCGCCTCGACGGCAGCGGCGTCTCGGAAGTCGATACGGGCATCCCGTTCTTCGACCACATGCTCACGCTATTCTCGAAGCACGGCCTCTTCGATCTAACGGCGCGCGTCCAGGGCGATATCGAGGTGGACCACCACCACACCATCGAGGACACCGGCATCGTCATCGGCGAGGCCATGCGCGAGGCGCTCGGCACCAAAGAGGGGATACGCCGCTACGGCTCCGCCTATCTGCCCATGGACGAAACCCTTGTCCGCGTCGTCGTTGATCTCAGCAACCGCCCCCACCTCGAGTTCCGGGCTCCGGCCGGCACGCCCTCCGCGCCGAACATGCCCTTCACGCTCGTCGAGGAATTCTGCCGCGCCCTTGCCTGCAACCTCCGAGCCAACATCCACGTGGAACTGCTGTACGGGCGCGACGGCCACCACATCGCCGAGGCCGTCTTCAAGGGCTTGGCGCGGGCGCTCCGCGAGGCCTGCGAGAAGGATGCGCGAGTCAAAGGGATCCCTAGCACCAAGGAAGCGCTGTGA
- the hisH gene encoding imidazole glycerol phosphate synthase subunit HisH → MRIGLLDYGGGNLRSVHNAILALGHQPAVLSSPEGLDRITHLILPGQGEFGDVMAQLGRRDLISPLREWISAGKPYFGICVGYQILFEGSDEAPGIDGLGIVKGRCIRFSDAPGKKIPQMGWNSAIPQAGASRFWKGLGGEPYFYFVHSYFPVPEDSSWSPSVCDYAGERFAASVEKGDVLACQFHPEKSQDAGLALIRNFLTAG, encoded by the coding sequence GTGAGGATAGGCCTGCTAGATTACGGCGGGGGGAATCTCCGCAGCGTCCACAACGCCATCCTCGCGCTGGGTCACCAACCCGCCGTCCTCTCCTCCCCGGAGGGCCTGGATCGCATCACGCACCTCATACTCCCCGGCCAGGGCGAGTTTGGCGATGTGATGGCGCAGCTCGGCAGGCGCGACCTGATCTCACCCCTGCGGGAATGGATTTCCGCAGGCAAGCCCTACTTCGGCATCTGTGTCGGCTACCAGATCCTCTTCGAGGGCAGCGACGAGGCGCCAGGAATCGACGGCTTGGGTATCGTCAAGGGCCGCTGCATCCGCTTTTCAGATGCCCCCGGAAAAAAAATCCCGCAGATGGGCTGGAACTCCGCCATCCCGCAGGCAGGAGCCTCCCGATTCTGGAAAGGCCTTGGCGGCGAGCCCTATTTTTACTTCGTCCACTCCTACTTCCCGGTGCCGGAAGATTCTTCGTGGTCGCCCTCCGTCTGCGATTACGCCGGGGAAAGATTTGCCGCCAGCGTGGAAAAGGGGGATGTCCTTGCCTGCCAGTTCCACCCGGAGAAAAGCCAGGATGCCGGCCTTGCCCTTATCCGGAATTTCCTAACCGCAGGATAG
- the nusA gene encoding transcription termination/antitermination protein NusA: MTNDIVALIEYYEKEKGIDRDKIIAALEFSFVSAYRKMVPGADAIETLRADVDTKKGTTKIFASLTVVADDDHQDKFNEVPVSLAQKKDPAAEIGGTLEFNVTPKDFGRIAVQTAKQTMMQRLRQAEKEMIYEEFKDRAGDVVSGTVRRFERNDVMIDLGKFEGIMPNKERVQGEDYNIGDRIRCYVLAVENEGRGPEIILSRSHPNFVRRLFEAEVNEISDHTVDIRAIAREAGFRTKVAVWSNDPKVDPVGACVGMRGARVKNIVRELNNEKVDIIRWSEDPAELVREALKPAELITITVNKEEKVVLVTVSEDDLSKAIGRKGQNARLSSRLMGWDVQVRRDETKEEQFRDKIGGVAHSLGEQLGISDELAEKLTLIGGVSAEMIVDMPAEFLTDALEIDEAQAESILSCARAIAGGETEATASAEPGETAGEEATQEAAATQD, translated from the coding sequence ATGACCAACGACATCGTCGCACTCATCGAATACTACGAGAAAGAAAAAGGCATTGATCGCGATAAGATCATTGCCGCGCTCGAATTTTCCTTCGTTTCCGCCTATCGGAAAATGGTTCCCGGCGCCGATGCGATCGAGACCCTGCGTGCGGATGTGGATACCAAGAAAGGCACCACCAAGATCTTCGCATCGCTCACGGTGGTGGCGGATGACGACCACCAGGACAAGTTTAACGAGGTGCCCGTGAGCCTCGCACAGAAAAAGGATCCGGCGGCGGAAATCGGCGGCACGCTTGAGTTCAACGTGACCCCGAAGGACTTCGGGCGCATCGCCGTGCAGACCGCGAAGCAGACGATGATGCAGCGCCTCCGCCAGGCGGAGAAAGAAATGATCTATGAGGAGTTCAAGGACAGGGCGGGGGATGTGGTCTCCGGCACCGTCCGCCGCTTCGAGCGCAACGATGTGATGATCGACCTCGGGAAATTCGAGGGCATCATGCCCAACAAGGAGCGCGTCCAGGGCGAGGACTACAACATCGGCGACCGCATCCGCTGCTACGTGCTGGCCGTGGAGAACGAGGGTCGTGGCCCGGAAATCATCCTTTCGCGCAGCCACCCGAACTTCGTCCGCCGCCTCTTCGAGGCGGAGGTGAACGAGATTTCGGACCACACCGTCGATATCCGCGCCATCGCCCGCGAGGCCGGCTTCCGCACCAAGGTCGCCGTCTGGAGCAACGATCCGAAGGTCGATCCCGTCGGAGCCTGCGTCGGCATGCGCGGCGCACGGGTCAAAAACATCGTCCGCGAGCTCAACAACGAGAAAGTCGATATCATCCGCTGGAGCGAGGATCCGGCCGAACTGGTGCGCGAGGCGCTCAAGCCCGCCGAGCTCATCACCATCACGGTCAACAAGGAAGAGAAGGTCGTACTCGTCACCGTCAGCGAGGATGACCTTTCCAAGGCCATCGGACGCAAGGGGCAGAACGCCCGCCTTTCCTCACGCCTCATGGGCTGGGATGTGCAGGTCCGCCGCGATGAGACCAAGGAGGAGCAGTTCCGCGACAAGATCGGCGGCGTCGCCCACTCCCTCGGCGAGCAGCTCGGCATCAGCGACGAGCTTGCGGAAAAACTCACCCTCATCGGCGGCGTCAGCGCCGAGATGATCGTCGATATGCCTGCGGAATTCCTGACCGATGCACTTGAGATCGACGAGGCCCAGGCCGAGTCCATCCTCAGCTGCGCCCGCGCCATCGCCGGCGGCGAAACGGAAGCAACGGCAAGCGCCGAGCCCGGGGAAACCGCCGGAGAAGAGGCGACCCAGGAAGCCGCCGCAACACAGGACTGA